The Acidobacteriota bacterium genome window below encodes:
- the queF gene encoding NADPH-dependent 7-cyano-7-deazaguanine reductase QueF, whose translation MSAYTEEHAKKGIDAPLPAIETWPNQFQNYDITIVIPEFTSVCPLTGLPDFGTITIKYTPREKCLELKSLKEYILSYRNLGIFYENVINRVLRDIVAACDPVKIEVKGEFTPRGGIHSVVEARHSASNE comes from the coding sequence ATGAGCGCCTACACTGAAGAACACGCCAAGAAGGGAATTGATGCCCCATTGCCGGCGATTGAAACCTGGCCAAATCAATTCCAGAACTACGACATCACGATTGTAATACCGGAATTTACTTCCGTTTGTCCGTTGACGGGCCTGCCGGATTTTGGAACCATTACAATCAAGTACACGCCCCGCGAAAAATGCCTGGAGCTGAAATCGCTCAAGGAATACATTTTGTCGTACCGCAATTTGGGGATTTTCTACGAAAACGTCATCAACCGGGTGCTGCGGGACATCGTCGCCGCCTGTGACCCGGTCAAGATCGAAGTCAAAGGCGAATTCACTCCACGCGGCGGCATCCACTCCGTCGTCGAAGCCCGCCACAGCGCAAGTAACGAATGA
- a CDS encoding SMI1/KNR4 family protein — protein MDYIQVWSKKLGHLQSLEGNPILGYLALDCVFNPCLTLQEVEGFEARYDITLPEDYRRFILEIGDGGDGPWKGILPLRRFFSMNHNRILDDLKKPFLHQSPWSYNQISEAERDQYDMDPFSLTQGALPISDVGCGIAILLVITGPQRGTIWIDDTESDGLLKPEKNGSSFTEWYSQWLDQLWKLAAQVYHFQI, from the coding sequence ATGGATTACATTCAGGTATGGAGCAAAAAACTTGGTCACTTGCAATCACTGGAAGGAAACCCAATTCTAGGCTATCTGGCCTTAGATTGTGTTTTTAACCCTTGTCTGACTCTTCAAGAAGTTGAGGGATTTGAAGCCAGATATGATATTACTTTGCCTGAAGATTACCGGAGGTTTATTTTGGAAATCGGCGATGGAGGTGATGGCCCCTGGAAGGGAATTCTACCGCTTCGTCGCTTCTTTTCGATGAATCACAACCGGATTTTAGATGACTTGAAGAAGCCCTTCTTGCACCAATCACCCTGGAGCTATAATCAGATTTCAGAAGCCGAACGCGATCAATATGATATGGATCCTTTTTCTCTCACCCAGGGCGCACTGCCAATTTCGGATGTTGGGTGTGGGATTGCCATCCTCCTGGTGATAACCGGACCTCAACGAGGTACCATCTGGATTGATGACACTGAAAGCGACGGTTTATTAAAGCCTGAAAAAAATGGAAGTAGCTTTACTGAGTGGTATAGTCAATGGCTTGATCAACTCTGGAAACTGGCTGCACAGGTCTATCATTTTCAAATCTAA